The proteins below are encoded in one region of Ascaphus truei isolate aAscTru1 chromosome 10, aAscTru1.hap1, whole genome shotgun sequence:
- the PIGC gene encoding phosphatidylinositol N-acetylglucosaminyltransferase subunit C produces the protein MSPVLTTPNPGHFTGRTWRSGSHPPDPVGDPPVWRKVLYERQPFPDNYVDQSFLEELRKNVYVRRYHYSAMVVESGVVIQQLCSVCVFSVIWWYMDQGLLSPLQLCGVGLAFTLFGYLLFDAVDQGEGRRSSGQTRWADLKSALVFAAFTYGFSPVLKTLTESISTDTIYAMSVLMLLGHLVFFDYGANAAVVSSTLSINMAIFASVCLASRLPRSLHAFAMVTFAIQIFALWPSLQRKLRANTPRTYLGITVLFALFAVVGLLSISGVGSLLFSLLLLSVTFLCPYCLIRLQLFKDNIHGPWDEAEIKEDLSRFLD, from the coding sequence ATGAGCCCGGTGCTCACAACGCCCAACCCAGGACACTTCACGGGTAGAACATGGAGATCAGGAAGTCATCCCCCAGACCCAGTGGGTGACCCTCCTGTCTGGAGGAAGGTTTTATATGAACGGCAGCCATTCCCTGATAACTATGTTGATCAGAGCTTCCTGGAGGAGCTGAGGAAGAACGTCTATGTGCGTCGGTATCACTATTCCGCCATGGTGGTTGAGTCCGGGGTAGTAATCCAGCAACTGTGCAGCGTCTGTGTCTTCTCTGTCATTTGGTGGTACATGGACCAGGgtttgctgtctcctctgcagcTCTGCGGGGTTGGACTGGCCTTCACACTTTTTGGTTACTTGCTGTTCGATGCAGTAGATCAGGGTGAGGGACGGAGAAGCAGTGGTCAAACGCGCTGGGCTGACCTGAAGAGTGCTTTGGTGTTTGCTGCTTTCACttatggtttctctcctgtgctCAAGACATTGACTGAGTCCATCAGCACCGACACTATCTACGCCATGTCTGTTCTTATGCTCCTCGGGCACCTTGTCTTCTTTGATTATGGTGCCAATGCAGCTGTGGTCTCCAGTACTCTCTCCATAAACATGGCTATCTTCGCCTCTGTGTGCCTGGCTTCCCGCCTTCCACGCTCCCTTCATGCTTTCGCTATGGTGACTTTCGCCATCCAGATTTTCGCTCTCTGGCCAAGCCTACAGAGGAAGCTCAGGGCTAACACTCCCCGAACGTACTTGGGCATCACagttctctttgctctctttgctGTGGTAGGGCTGCTGAGCATCTCAGGCGTGGGATCTCTGCTGTTCTCCTTGCTCCTCCTGTCCGTGACTTTTCTCTGCCCGTACTGCCTCATCAGACTACAGCTTTTTAAAGATAATATTCATGGGCCTTGGGATGAAGCCGAAATCAAGGAAGACCTCTCTCGTTTCCTCGATTAG